In Dermacentor silvarum isolate Dsil-2018 chromosome 2, BIME_Dsil_1.4, whole genome shotgun sequence, the following proteins share a genomic window:
- the LOC119441004 gene encoding uncharacterized protein LOC119441004: MFDFLHWLAEGSIEKALNRKMGELMLEVVHQFLGQVELFARNGTKIGDLKKPREDPVLIPVWIMPDGPSNSPLGPWQDPSKWGIFDYCVKRMTYASHLDPVVFTDVDDVVWDGRVFQISNVTVDGLSNLRRGGDNYAVTDRCGISARVALSIDNIRVKLYATTQKLGLRLRMDVRIIAVDVVLKVKETNKTIEIEDYQLTFPVPVEYDVYVLTPIIGPLFELFNGYMRRQLTEDEANKLEDHSRKYLERAIGTVTEFIKDPAPWMPWNISIIDAYRTYSEQHRS, from the exons ATGTTCGACTTTCTTCACTGGCTCGCCGAAGGCTCCATCGAGAAGGCGCTCAACAGAAAGATGGGCGAGCTGATGCTCGAAGTGGTGCACCAGTTCTTGGGCCAGGTGGAGCTGTTCGCCAGAAACGGAACGAAGATCGGAG acCTTAAGAAACCACGAGAAGACCCTGTCCTCATCCCAGTGTGGATAATGCCTGATGGTCCTTCTAACTCTCCTCTGGGCCCTTGGCAAGACCCCAGCAAATGGGGAATTTTTGACTACTGCGTCAAGCGAATGACATACGCCTCACACCTCGACCCAGTTGTGTTCACTGACGTAGACGATGTCGTCTGGGATGGCCGCGTCTTCCAAATATCCAACGTGACCGTAGATGGACTCTCAAATCTTCGTCGGGGAGGCGACAACTACGCGGTGACCGATCGCTGTGGCATCAGCGCTCGTGTAGCGCTCTCAATTGATAACATCAGGGTAAAATTATATGCCACCACGCAGAAACTTGGTCTGCGGCTGAGAATGGACGTGCGAATCATTGCAGTTGACGTGGTCCTGAAGGTGAAAGA AACGAACAAGACAATCGAGATCGAAGACTACCAGCTCACGTTTCCGGTACCTGTGGAGTACGACGTGTATGTGCTTACCCCCATCATTGGCCCACTGTTTGAACTGTTTAACGGCTACATGCGGAGGCAATTAACTGAAGACGAGGCTAACAAACTGGAAGATCACTCGCGGAAGTACTTGGAGCGGGCCATAGGGACAGTGACGGAATTCATCAAGGATCCAGCTCCTTGGATGCCATGGAACATCTCCATCATCGATGCCTACCGCACATACAGCGAGCAGCACCGAAGTTAG